The nucleotide sequence TAGAGATCCACGATCGTCTGAAAATCACTGTTCACCACGATACCGTCGGTCTTGAATTCGATCGGCACCTGCGCCCGCAAGGGAATGGCCCGTCCTTCGGACCGCGCCGCCTGATAGGTCGACTTCTGCACAATCTCCGCCGCCCCTTCCGCAAAATAGGGATGCGACGACTCAATCACCATCCAATCGACCAAGCGGTCGTTTTCATCGACCTCGATCACCACCGTGGCAAAACCGTCCATGCCACGCAGCTTGGCTTCACGCGGATAGTTCAGGTCCGGAGTCTGGATGATGATTGGCTCGTCACCCGTCGGGCTCGTCTCCGCGCCGCGCAAAACCAACCCGCCCACGCCGGCCAACCAGCAGCAGATAAAACGAAACCAAAACATGATGACAGAAAATCGGATCAAGGTGAATTAGGGTAAACCCGGCCCACGTCCAATCCCTTCACCCCCTTTGGCTCAGTCTGTTGACCACGCCGCCCGGGCATCGCGCCACCCGGTCCATCGGGAATCGGTCGATTTATCGGCCTTATTTTAACGTTTTGACTGAACGGATACTGTCGGAAACAGGTTTCAAGGTTGCGCGTCTGCGCCCACCTCAAAAGATCACGGTTCCCACTTCCCCAGACCCTTTAACCACCCAAACTTATGTCGAGACCCGTCACCCTGTTCACCGGCCAATGGGCCGATCTCTCCCTCGAAAAACTCGCCCCCCTCGCCAAGAGCATGGGCTACGACGGCCTCGAGCTCGCCTGTTGGGGCGACCACTTCGATGTGGATGCCGCCAACGCCAAATACATTAAGGAAAAGTGGGAGCTGCTCGCCGATCACGGCCTCGAGTGTTTCGCCCTTTCCAACCACCTCGTCGGTCAGGCCATCTGCGACAACATCGACGAGCGGCACAAAGCCATCCTCTCCCCCGCCGTCTGGGGCAATGGCGACCCCGAAGGCGTCCGCAAGCGCGCCGCCAAACAACTCACCAAAACCGCCAAGGTCGCCCGCAAGTTCTTCGATGCCAAACCCGGCGCCAAAAAAGGCGCTCCCGCCGTCGTCAACGGTTTCACCGGCTCCTCCATCTGGCACTCCCTCTACGCCTTCCCGCCCACCTCGATGGAATACTGGCAGGCCGGCTTCGACGACTTCGCCAAACGCTTCGGCCCGATCATGGACGCCTTCGACAAGGTCAATGTGAACTTCGGCCTCGAGGTCCACCCGACCGAAATCGCCTTCGACATCGCCTCCGCCCACACCGCGCTCAAGGCCATCAAGAACCACAAGCGCTTCGGCTTCAACTACGACCCCTCCCATCTCGGGTATCAGGGCGTCGACTACGTGAAGTTCATCCGCGACTTCGGCAAACGCATCTTCCACGTTCACATGAAGGACGTCTGGTGGGATCACGGCAACGGCGACGTCGGCGTCTTCGGCGGCCACACCGGCTTCGGTGACGCCCGCCGCTTCTGGGACTTCCGCTCCGTCGGCCGCGGCGACATCAATTTCGAGGAAATCATCGTCGCCCTCAACGACGTCGGTTACGCCGGCCCTCTTTCCGTCGAGTGGGAAGACATCCGCATGGACCGCGTTCAGGGCGGCACCGAATCCGCCGCGTTCTGCCACGGCATCGACTTCGCCAAGAGCGCCGTCGCCTTCGACGCCGCCTTCGACAAGGAAAATCAATAGCCCGCCGTTGGCGGGATATTTCAAATCTCAAGCTCCAAATCCCAGCGCAAATCCGCCGCGCTCCGGTTCCATCCCGTAACGGGAGTGGAGCCATCGGGGTCCATCTGTGGTTAACAACAAATCCGTCTTTCCGCTCGTTCTCTCTTCCCACTCATGAGTAAAAAAATCGCCATCATCGGTGCCGGCGGCATGGCCGCCTACCACATCGCCGGTTTCCGCCAAGCCGGCGCCGAGGTCATCGCCATGGCCGACGTCAATCACGACGCCGCCAAGGCCACCGCCGCCAAACAGGGCATCCCGCAAACCTTCGGCGACGTCGCCGAGATGTTCACCGCCCTGCCCGAGCTCGACGGCGTGTCCGTCATCGTGCCCAACAAGTTTCACGCCCCGCTCGCCCTCCAAGCCATGCAGGCCGGCAAAAACGTTTTCTGCGAAAAACCGCCCGCCATGAGCGCCGCCGAGATGGCCGAACTCAAAGCCACGGCCGAGTCGACCGGCCAAACGCTGATGTTCAACTTCAACAACCGCGCCCGCCCCGAAAGCTACGCCATGCGCGGCTACGTGACCGACGGCTCCATTGGCACGATCAATACCTGCCAGGCCAAGTGGATCCGCCGCGCCGGCATCCCCGGCTTCGGCGGTTGGTTCACCAACAAAGGCCTCGCCGGCGGCGGTCCCCTCATCGACCTCCTCCACATGATCGATCTCGGCATGCATTTCATGGGCTACCCCGAGCCCGCGCACGTCCTCGCCACGACTTACCACGATCATATCGACAACAAAGCCTTCAAGGGTCCGTGGGGCATCCCCGACAACGCCAAAGGCGTGAACGACGTCGAGGCCGCCGCCCACGGTTTTGTCACGTTCAAGACCGGCCAATCCATGTCGTTCCAGGTATCCTGGGCCGAGATGAACCAACGCGAAGAATGCTCCTGCGTCTTCCAAGGTTCGAAAGCCGGCGGCATGATCCGTCGCCTCTTCGGCGTCGACGGACTCGATGAAACCTCCGTCGATGACTGCGAACTCTACACCGTTGAAAACGGCCTCCACGTGAATCGCACCATCAAGGTCGCCGCCGACGAGACCATGGGCCGCGAGCGTTCCGCCGCCAACTTCATCAAGACCCTCGAAGGCACGGAAAAGCCGCTCAACACCCCGAGCGAAGCCCTCTCCCTCATGAAGCTCATCGACGGCGCCTACGCCTCCGCCGCCTCCGGCACCCCCGTTGCGCTGTAAGACGAGCAGCCATCAACCTGCCGTTTTTTTTAACCACAGATAAACACAGATTGACACAGATCCGGAGCCATCAGGCTGAAAGTTCTTTCTACTTCAAAAATGACCACGCTACCCCGCCCAAGGCTCCATCGCGTAACGGTAGTGGAGCCATCGGTGTCCATCTGTGGTTAAAAAAAAGCAGGCGGAAAACCACCGTCCCATCCGTGGTTAATTAGAAAACGTATCCCTTTATATGAAACTGAATCGTAAACTTCGCATGGGCATGGTCGGCGGTGGCCGCGGTGCCTTCATCGGTGCCGTGCACCGCATGGCCGCCAACCTCGACGGGCAGATCGAACTCGTCGCCGGCTGCTTTTCGTCCGACCCCAAAAAGTCCCGACTCTCCGGCCAGGACTTCTACCTCGATCTGGCCCGCGTCTACGCGAGTTACGAGGACATGGCCGCCGCCGAGGCCGCGCTGCCCGCTGATCAACGCATCGATTTCGTCTCCATCGTCACGCGCAACAACACCCACTTCGCCGTCGCCAAAACCTTTCTCGAAGCCGGCATCCACGTCATCTGCGACAAGCCCCTCTGCCTCACGGTCAAAGAAGCCCGCGCCCTCAAAAAGGTCGTCGAAAAAACCGGCCAGGTTTTCGCACTCACCCACAACTACACCGGCTACC is from Synoicihabitans lomoniglobus and encodes:
- a CDS encoding energy transducer TonB yields the protein MFWFRFICCWLAGVGGLVLRGAETSPTGDEPIIIQTPDLNYPREAKLRGMDGFATVVIEVDENDRLVDWMVIESSHPYFAEGAAEIVQKSTYQAARSEGRAIPLRAQVPIEFKTDGIVVNSDFQTIVDLYLQGGHPRNKVSRLPTLRELDGIPVPLEIAPPPFPAELAREGVVGTVVIDFFIDETGAVRMPAIESQAYSELGTLALNAVRAWKFAPPMRGGKAVTVRASQEFRFREGSPVAQ
- a CDS encoding sugar phosphate isomerase/epimerase family protein; its protein translation is MSRPVTLFTGQWADLSLEKLAPLAKSMGYDGLELACWGDHFDVDAANAKYIKEKWELLADHGLECFALSNHLVGQAICDNIDERHKAILSPAVWGNGDPEGVRKRAAKQLTKTAKVARKFFDAKPGAKKGAPAVVNGFTGSSIWHSLYAFPPTSMEYWQAGFDDFAKRFGPIMDAFDKVNVNFGLEVHPTEIAFDIASAHTALKAIKNHKRFGFNYDPSHLGYQGVDYVKFIRDFGKRIFHVHMKDVWWDHGNGDVGVFGGHTGFGDARRFWDFRSVGRGDINFEEIIVALNDVGYAGPLSVEWEDIRMDRVQGGTESAAFCHGIDFAKSAVAFDAAFDKENQ
- a CDS encoding Gfo/Idh/MocA family protein, whose translation is MSKKIAIIGAGGMAAYHIAGFRQAGAEVIAMADVNHDAAKATAAKQGIPQTFGDVAEMFTALPELDGVSVIVPNKFHAPLALQAMQAGKNVFCEKPPAMSAAEMAELKATAESTGQTLMFNFNNRARPESYAMRGYVTDGSIGTINTCQAKWIRRAGIPGFGGWFTNKGLAGGGPLIDLLHMIDLGMHFMGYPEPAHVLATTYHDHIDNKAFKGPWGIPDNAKGVNDVEAAAHGFVTFKTGQSMSFQVSWAEMNQREECSCVFQGSKAGGMIRRLFGVDGLDETSVDDCELYTVENGLHVNRTIKVAADETMGRERSAANFIKTLEGTEKPLNTPSEALSLMKLIDGAYASAASGTPVAL